From Polynucleobacter difficilis, a single genomic window includes:
- the crtD gene encoding 1-hydroxycarotenoid 3,4-desaturase CrtD: MSSERVVVIGGGIGGLCACLELAHLGFDVTLLEKEQAVGGKIRQVAVGAPDDLGLVDSGPTVFTMRWVFEQLFEACGESFSSQVQTDPLTILARHTWGEQYLDLFADRQQSADAIAAFSSPAEAKAFLEFCTMAKKVYEVLEKPFIQSARPSMAGMMGSLGITKSMPLMAIGPFSDLWSSLGKYFKDPRLHQLFGRYATYCGSSPFLAPATLMLIAQVEMDGVWSVRGGMAEIPKAIARLAQSKGARIRTNASVHAIHQQHNRVESIELTDGERIPADYVVFNGDINVLRQGLIGASMRSAVSNSIPASRSLSAITWSMKVKTSGFPLVRHNVFFNRHYSREFSDIFEHKSYPNEPTVYVCAQDRSDSGAALEQKERLLCLVNAPAIGDHQVNQKEIDRCEQTAFTLLKQCGLELQESSHSTIRTSPTEFNRLFPGRGGALYGQATHGWMSSFQRSNALTQIENLFLAGGSVHPGPGVPMAALSGRQAVAALMARRNSIKR, from the coding sequence ATGAGCAGCGAACGCGTCGTGGTTATTGGGGGCGGCATTGGTGGTTTGTGCGCCTGCCTTGAGCTTGCCCACCTCGGATTTGACGTGACTCTGCTTGAAAAAGAGCAGGCTGTTGGCGGAAAGATTCGACAAGTCGCTGTTGGCGCTCCCGACGATCTCGGATTGGTTGATTCGGGTCCGACTGTGTTTACGATGCGCTGGGTATTTGAGCAGCTGTTTGAGGCCTGCGGCGAATCATTCTCATCGCAAGTACAAACCGATCCATTGACGATCTTAGCCAGGCATACTTGGGGTGAACAGTATTTGGATTTATTTGCCGATCGCCAGCAAAGTGCGGATGCCATTGCCGCATTTTCTAGTCCAGCAGAAGCAAAAGCGTTTTTAGAGTTTTGCACGATGGCCAAGAAGGTGTATGAGGTACTCGAGAAACCCTTCATTCAATCCGCCAGACCATCGATGGCTGGCATGATGGGTTCGCTTGGCATTACAAAATCGATGCCGCTAATGGCAATCGGACCCTTTAGTGATCTCTGGTCCTCGCTCGGGAAATACTTTAAGGATCCTCGCCTCCACCAACTCTTTGGTCGCTATGCCACCTATTGTGGTTCCTCACCCTTTCTGGCTCCGGCAACCTTAATGCTGATTGCTCAAGTTGAAATGGATGGCGTTTGGTCCGTGCGTGGCGGCATGGCAGAAATCCCAAAAGCCATTGCCCGCCTGGCACAAAGCAAAGGGGCTCGCATTCGAACCAATGCATCAGTGCATGCGATTCACCAGCAGCACAACCGGGTTGAATCTATTGAGTTAACTGATGGTGAGCGTATACCGGCAGACTACGTTGTCTTTAATGGCGATATTAATGTCTTGCGACAAGGCTTAATAGGCGCATCCATGCGGTCGGCTGTTTCTAATTCGATCCCAGCCAGCAGATCGCTTTCGGCGATAACCTGGTCAATGAAAGTCAAAACCAGCGGCTTCCCACTGGTTCGCCATAACGTTTTTTTCAATCGCCATTATTCCCGTGAATTCAGTGATATTTTCGAGCACAAGAGTTACCCCAATGAGCCCACCGTCTATGTCTGCGCCCAAGATAGAAGCGATAGCGGCGCTGCCTTAGAGCAGAAGGAGCGACTACTGTGCCTTGTCAATGCACCGGCCATTGGCGATCATCAAGTTAACCAGAAGGAAATCGACCGATGCGAGCAAACCGCATTTACCCTACTCAAGCAATGTGGTCTGGAACTACAGGAGTCCAGCCATTCAACCATCCGAACATCGCCAACGGAATTCAATCGATTGTTTCCGGGTCGCGGGGGAGCGCTGTACGGTCAAGCAACCCATGGCTGGATGAGCTCATTCCAGCGCTCCAATGCGCTGACGCAAATCGAGAATCTCTTTCTAGCGGGCGGCAGCGTTCATCCGGGGCCGGGGGTTCCAATGGCGGCTTTGTCCGGTCGACAGGCGGTCGCAGCGCTGATGGCACGCCGCAATTCAATCAAGCGGTAG
- a CDS encoding carotenoid 1,2-hydratase, producing MTERGGKWIHRDQHTFQIGPSGLHWDGNCLTISIAERAIPFGQKVAGTIKVYPDQLFQFTTPLDDAQKHRWGPLAPSARVEVSMQHPALRWQGHAYFDSNEGDEAISVPFTEWDWSRASLKDGSTAVIYDVRQKSGVERLIAMRFKPDGSIEPFEAPARQALKKTGWRIQRHMRTDSNTVASTSKLLEDTPFYARSILESTLLGEKVTSMHETLNVPRLVATSTQLMLPWRMPRIPKVFS from the coding sequence ATGACCGAGCGTGGTGGCAAATGGATTCACCGCGATCAGCACACCTTCCAAATTGGGCCCAGCGGGCTGCATTGGGATGGCAACTGCCTCACTATTAGTATTGCTGAGCGCGCCATTCCATTTGGCCAAAAAGTCGCTGGCACGATCAAAGTCTATCCAGATCAGTTATTTCAGTTCACGACGCCCTTAGATGACGCACAAAAACACCGCTGGGGTCCGCTTGCTCCATCTGCCCGCGTCGAGGTCAGCATGCAACACCCCGCATTGCGTTGGCAAGGCCACGCCTACTTTGATTCAAACGAAGGAGACGAGGCAATCAGTGTGCCGTTTACGGAATGGGATTGGTCACGCGCCTCTTTAAAAGACGGCAGTACTGCTGTCATTTACGATGTGCGTCAGAAGTCTGGGGTTGAGCGGCTGATTGCAATGCGCTTTAAGCCCGATGGCAGTATCGAGCCATTTGAGGCTCCAGCACGCCAAGCCCTCAAGAAAACCGGCTGGCGGATTCAGCGCCACATGCGTACCGATTCCAATACCGTAGCAAGCACAAGCAAACTGCTAGAAGATACGCCCTTTTATGCGCGTTCCATTTTGGAGTCGACCTTGCTTGGAGAAAAGGTGACGTCGATGCATGAAACGTTAAACGTACCTCGCCTTGTAGCCACCAGTACCCAGTTGATGTTGCCATGGCGGATGCCACGCATACCTAAGGTCTTTTCCTAA
- a CDS encoding spheroidene monooxygenase has translation MRNQTAVLVLVDIAPDSFLWGLSRYVIGRFSLRKIPGLQFFKVLGSGFEGGFSTKPSFHKQGLFCVFDSEQHAKQFRTQSALVQSYLKHSREFFAVSLNAFSTRGSWANTQLDVTANAPVSGPIASLTRASIKPLKANAFWKNAQPAEVSINQSEGVILSAGLGEAPYLRQATFTIWEDETALNAYAQQGAHLAAIKAAYGQQYFSESMFTRFTPSEMEGTWRGKHYG, from the coding sequence ATGCGCAATCAAACCGCAGTATTAGTGTTAGTCGATATTGCGCCCGATTCATTCCTCTGGGGCCTCTCCCGCTATGTGATTGGTCGTTTTTCTCTGCGCAAAATTCCTGGGCTGCAATTTTTTAAAGTATTGGGTTCTGGATTTGAGGGCGGCTTTAGTACCAAACCCAGTTTCCACAAACAAGGTTTATTTTGCGTATTCGATAGCGAACAGCATGCTAAGCAATTCCGAACGCAGTCAGCCCTCGTTCAGTCATACCTGAAGCATTCGCGCGAGTTCTTTGCAGTAAGCCTCAATGCATTCAGCACACGGGGCTCCTGGGCTAATACTCAATTAGACGTAACAGCCAATGCCCCAGTATCCGGACCGATTGCTTCATTAACGCGCGCATCCATTAAACCCCTTAAAGCAAATGCGTTTTGGAAAAATGCGCAGCCCGCCGAGGTTTCAATTAATCAGTCTGAGGGAGTGATTTTGAGCGCCGGTCTTGGTGAGGCTCCTTACCTTCGGCAAGCTACTTTTACGATCTGGGAAGATGAGACTGCCCTCAATGCCTATGCGCAGCAAGGTGCGCACCTCGCTGCGATCAAAGCAGCCTATGGGCAGCAGTACTTTTCAGAGTCGATGTTTACGCGTTTCACGCCATCTGAAATGGAAGGCACTTGGCGGGGCAAACACTATGGCTAG
- the pufM gene encoding photosynthetic reaction center subunit M, producing MMEYQNLFTQTQVTGPVSHGVPINAYDMRERTKVFGFSYLMGLIGNAQLGPIYLGRLGLASLMFGLAAFVMIGFNMLAQVDWNPIQFVRQLFWLSLDPPAPKYGLTFPPMNEGGWWLIAGLFTTISIMLWWYRTYRRAIALGMGTHVPWAFAAAIWLFLVLGLIRPVLMGSWSEAVPFGIFSHLDWTAAFSIRYGNLFYNPFHMLSIVFLYGSVLLFAMHGATILAVSRFGGEREIEQIVDRGTASERAGLFWRWTMGFNATMESIHRWAWWFAVLTPITGGIGILLTGTVVDNWYLWGVKHGIAPAYPAYFEVVADPALSAPMAPAAIQGAK from the coding sequence ATGATGGAATATCAAAATTTATTTACCCAAACACAAGTCACTGGACCCGTTAGTCATGGGGTGCCAATCAATGCATACGATATGCGCGAGCGTACTAAGGTATTTGGCTTTAGTTACCTCATGGGCCTCATCGGCAATGCACAACTCGGGCCCATCTACTTAGGTCGACTCGGTCTGGCATCGCTGATGTTTGGCTTGGCTGCATTCGTGATGATTGGTTTTAATATGCTGGCCCAAGTGGACTGGAACCCCATTCAGTTTGTGCGCCAATTGTTTTGGTTATCACTGGATCCGCCTGCGCCTAAATATGGCCTGACCTTCCCGCCAATGAATGAGGGCGGTTGGTGGTTAATCGCTGGCCTCTTCACTACCATTTCAATTATGTTGTGGTGGTATCGAACCTATCGCCGCGCGATTGCGCTTGGTATGGGAACGCACGTACCTTGGGCATTTGCTGCTGCCATTTGGTTATTCCTAGTGCTGGGCTTGATTCGCCCTGTGCTGATGGGTAGCTGGAGTGAGGCAGTTCCATTTGGCATCTTCTCGCACCTGGATTGGACTGCAGCCTTCTCCATTCGCTATGGCAATTTGTTCTATAACCCCTTCCACATGCTGTCGATTGTGTTCTTGTATGGCTCAGTACTGCTATTTGCAATGCACGGCGCAACCATTTTGGCGGTCAGTCGCTTTGGCGGCGAGCGTGAGATTGAGCAAATCGTTGATCGTGGAACAGCCTCTGAGCGTGCCGGCCTCTTCTGGCGGTGGACGATGGGCTTTAATGCGACGATGGAATCGATTCACCGTTGGGCTTGGTGGTTTGCGGTATTGACACCAATCACAGGTGGCATTGGCATCCTCTTAACAGGCACGGTAGTTGATAACTGGTATCTGTGGGGTGTTAAACACGGCATTGCTCCGGCATACCCCGCCTATTTTGAGGTCGTTGCTGATCCTGCACTGAGTGCGCCGATGGCACCTGCCGCTATTCAGGGAGCAAAATAA
- a CDS encoding phytoene desaturase, which translates to MDQKVDRFKIPELAVLGGAKKTGARAIVIGSGFGGLAAAIRLAVKGYEVTVLERLDSPGGRAYVHRRNGYTFDAGPTIITAPFLLEELWALCGRDMKDDIDLRLMDPFYQVRFADGRIFHYTGDPEKMRAEVAKFEPSDLPGYERFLKEAEKCYKLGFEELGDFCFQSLGDLAKAFPSLVKMRAWNNLYSLVAKHIKNPQLREVMSFHPLLIGGNPFSVTAVYSLINALERKWGVHSVMGGTGKLIQGLVKLLNEQGVEVRYNSTVRKINIENNHVTGVTLENGQVLYSDLVVSNADTAWTYKNLIDAKYRKVWTDRKVDNGKYSMSLFVWYFGTKKQYPEIPHHMMLLGERYKTLLDDIFKKHHLAKDFSLYLHRPTATDPSMAPEGCDTFYVLSPVPHLDSGTDWPTVAESYRKAIANMLESTVMPDLQANFTESFMMTPQDFKDRLLSHKGAAFGLEPLLTQSAWFRPHNRSEDIPGLYMVGASTHPGAGIPGVLSSAKALDSVIEPVVNTYLNQTRHAAT; encoded by the coding sequence ATGGACCAAAAGGTCGATCGTTTTAAGATACCCGAGCTGGCTGTTTTAGGCGGTGCCAAAAAGACAGGGGCTCGGGCCATCGTGATTGGTAGTGGCTTTGGCGGCTTGGCTGCCGCTATACGTCTCGCAGTCAAAGGGTATGAGGTAACGGTTCTCGAGCGCCTTGATTCACCCGGAGGCCGTGCCTATGTGCATCGCCGCAATGGCTATACCTTTGATGCAGGCCCTACCATCATTACTGCCCCATTTTTGCTAGAAGAGTTGTGGGCCCTATGTGGCCGCGACATGAAGGACGACATCGATCTGCGTTTAATGGATCCGTTTTATCAAGTTCGCTTTGCCGATGGGCGGATTTTTCATTACACCGGTGACCCAGAAAAAATGCGGGCTGAGGTGGCTAAATTTGAGCCATCCGATCTGCCCGGATATGAGCGTTTTCTAAAAGAAGCAGAAAAATGCTACAAGTTGGGTTTTGAAGAGCTGGGTGATTTTTGCTTTCAGAGTTTAGGGGATCTGGCCAAAGCCTTTCCGAGCCTAGTCAAGATGCGCGCTTGGAACAATTTGTACTCCTTAGTCGCAAAACACATTAAGAATCCACAGCTGCGTGAAGTGATGAGCTTTCATCCTTTGCTGATTGGCGGTAATCCCTTCTCAGTAACGGCAGTCTATTCCCTCATTAATGCTCTAGAGCGTAAATGGGGTGTGCATTCAGTCATGGGCGGTACAGGTAAGTTAATACAGGGACTCGTGAAGTTGCTGAACGAGCAGGGCGTTGAAGTTCGCTATAACTCGACTGTCCGTAAAATCAATATCGAAAACAATCACGTCACCGGCGTTACCTTAGAAAATGGCCAGGTACTCTATTCTGATTTAGTCGTGTCCAATGCCGATACTGCTTGGACCTATAAGAATTTAATCGACGCTAAATACCGTAAGGTATGGACAGATAGAAAGGTCGATAACGGCAAGTACTCTATGAGCTTGTTTGTCTGGTACTTTGGAACCAAGAAACAATACCCCGAAATACCACACCACATGATGCTTCTGGGTGAGCGCTATAAAACGCTGCTGGATGATATTTTCAAAAAGCATCACCTAGCAAAAGACTTTAGTTTGTATTTGCATAGGCCAACAGCAACCGATCCATCCATGGCACCCGAGGGCTGCGATACGTTTTATGTCCTCTCTCCAGTGCCCCATTTAGATAGCGGAACGGATTGGCCAACGGTAGCAGAGTCCTACCGCAAGGCCATCGCCAACATGCTGGAAAGTACCGTGATGCCAGATTTGCAAGCCAATTTCACGGAGTCATTCATGATGACGCCGCAAGACTTTAAAGACCGTTTGCTCTCACATAAAGGTGCTGCATTTGGTCTTGAGCCCTTACTCACACAGAGCGCTTGGTTTAGACCGCATAACCGCAGCGAAGACATTCCTGGCCTTTACATGGTTGGCGCCAGCACCCATCCAGGCGCTGGCATTCCAGGTGTTTTGTCTTCGGCTAAGGCATTGGATTCAGTCATTGAGCCTGTAGTCAATACCTACTTAAATCAGACCAGACATGCAGCAACTTAA
- the ppsR gene encoding transcriptional regulator PpsR → MALTAHPNDSLNTVDIKTAVSLVAYSADVVFVLDTDGTIRDVVNADKIGIEDSSSLINKKWMDTIAIDSHPKVHALMDTNTSEGTQKWRQINQLLPDGKSLPILFSTVHLPKQKAVLAIGRDLRNISALQQRLVEAQQEIERDYTRLHAIENRYSQLFNITDQAYLLIDSQTLRIIEANKASGTLLGDSKKLVGKAIGDLFAKADQEVIQDYFADFKIGNLQQNRVVHLLNSADEVEISSALLREGRQSVYLVSLNPLSVNAATINYGEQSALVLKAIEESSDAFVVTNLQGLILSSNKAFTQMTHSAQAEYVIGKSLEQWLGRSTIDLRIILNTLREHGVIKNYATTITSDDGSSPLEAEISGVDVRSHNPPAFAFSIRSISKRVAQAGPTPSNIEKNARHLTELVGKVPLKEIVTETTDIIEKLCIISALELTMSNRASAAELLGLSRQGLYIKMRRFGIIENSASEDNDS, encoded by the coding sequence ATGGCGCTCACCGCACACCCCAATGACAGTCTCAATACGGTAGATATTAAGACCGCTGTATCGTTAGTTGCATACTCTGCCGATGTTGTTTTTGTACTCGACACCGATGGAACTATTCGCGATGTTGTGAATGCGGACAAAATTGGTATCGAAGACAGCAGTAGCCTAATCAATAAAAAATGGATGGATACGATTGCAATCGATAGCCATCCAAAAGTGCATGCCCTAATGGATACCAATACCAGTGAGGGCACGCAGAAATGGCGGCAAATTAATCAACTGCTGCCCGATGGAAAATCATTACCCATTTTATTTAGTACCGTTCATCTCCCCAAACAAAAAGCGGTACTAGCGATTGGCCGCGACCTGCGTAATATCTCCGCCTTACAACAACGCTTAGTAGAAGCGCAGCAAGAAATCGAGCGTGACTATACCCGCTTGCATGCGATTGAAAACCGTTACTCGCAGTTGTTCAATATTACCGATCAAGCTTATTTACTCATCGATAGCCAAACACTGCGCATTATTGAGGCCAATAAAGCATCTGGTACTTTACTCGGCGACTCCAAAAAATTAGTAGGAAAGGCGATTGGCGACTTGTTTGCAAAGGCCGATCAAGAAGTCATCCAGGACTATTTTGCTGATTTTAAGATTGGTAATTTGCAACAAAACCGGGTGGTGCACCTACTTAATTCGGCAGATGAGGTTGAGATTTCCAGCGCATTGCTTCGCGAGGGTCGGCAAAGCGTGTATCTCGTTAGCCTAAACCCCTTATCAGTCAATGCCGCCACCATTAACTATGGCGAGCAAAGCGCCCTCGTCTTAAAAGCCATTGAAGAGTCAAGCGATGCGTTTGTGGTGACGAATTTGCAAGGCCTCATTCTGTCCTCCAATAAAGCATTTACCCAAATGACCCATTCTGCGCAGGCAGAATATGTCATCGGCAAATCATTAGAGCAGTGGCTCGGACGCTCAACCATTGATTTACGCATCATCTTGAATACCTTGCGTGAGCACGGCGTCATTAAGAACTATGCCACCACCATTACCAGTGACGATGGCAGCTCGCCATTAGAGGCGGAGATTTCAGGGGTTGATGTCCGCTCCCATAATCCCCCTGCGTTTGCCTTTAGCATCCGTAGCATTTCTAAGCGGGTTGCACAGGCCGGCCCCACACCCAGCAATATTGAGAAAAATGCACGGCACCTGACTGAACTGGTTGGTAAAGTTCCCCTCAAGGAAATTGTGACCGAAACCACCGACATCATTGAAAAGCTGTGCATTATTTCGGCTTTAGAACTCACCATGTCGAATCGCGCTTCCGCTGCAGAATTGTTGGGCCTATCGCGTCAAGGCCTCTACATTAAGATGCGTCGCTTTGGCATTATTGAGAACAGCGCCTCCGAAGACAACGACTCCTAG
- the pufC gene encoding photosynthetic reaction center cytochrome PufC, with the protein MKAGINKLLIILGLASAALLTGCERPPIDAKQTGFRGTAMVEINNPRTQEKLAAENVAPPGVPVPADGPKASAVYKNVKVLGNLSEAQFTTFMVAMTSWIAPKEGCGYCHNVQNFADDSVYTKNVARKMIQMTQAINSNWNAHVKETGVTCYTCHRGNPVPKEVWFDTAEKKKGGMLGNRNGQNAPSPNVGYASLPNQPFSSYFLAGKGAARITGPTALPTGHVKTIQETESVFGVMTHLSNALGVNCTYCHNSRAFADWTESPPQRAQAWHGIQMIKDVNSNYIVPITGLFPPHRLGPDGDVAKANCATCHQGVNKPLLGKSMLKDYPYLVGPPAGKPFTVAQQK; encoded by the coding sequence ATGAAAGCCGGAATCAATAAATTACTAATTATTTTAGGTCTCGCCTCAGCAGCCCTATTAACGGGTTGTGAGCGTCCACCGATTGATGCTAAGCAAACCGGTTTTCGCGGCACGGCGATGGTGGAAATCAATAATCCCCGCACCCAAGAAAAGCTAGCGGCTGAAAATGTTGCGCCTCCAGGCGTGCCCGTTCCTGCGGATGGCCCCAAGGCAAGTGCGGTGTACAAGAACGTAAAAGTGCTGGGTAATCTCAGTGAGGCACAGTTCACTACCTTTATGGTCGCAATGACTTCCTGGATTGCGCCAAAAGAAGGTTGTGGTTACTGCCATAACGTGCAGAACTTTGCGGACGATTCGGTCTACACCAAAAACGTCGCTAGAAAAATGATCCAAATGACGCAGGCGATTAATTCCAATTGGAACGCCCACGTCAAAGAGACGGGCGTGACCTGCTACACCTGCCATCGTGGCAATCCAGTACCAAAAGAAGTTTGGTTTGATACTGCCGAAAAGAAAAAGGGCGGCATGCTGGGTAATCGCAATGGACAGAACGCGCCTTCGCCAAATGTTGGCTATGCCTCTTTACCAAACCAACCTTTTTCTAGCTATTTCTTAGCAGGAAAAGGCGCGGCGCGGATTACGGGGCCTACTGCATTACCAACAGGCCATGTGAAGACAATTCAGGAAACGGAATCGGTCTTTGGGGTAATGACTCACTTATCGAATGCATTGGGCGTTAATTGCACCTACTGCCATAACTCCAGAGCCTTTGCGGACTGGACTGAAAGTCCTCCACAACGTGCTCAGGCATGGCATGGTATTCAGATGATCAAGGACGTCAACAGCAATTACATTGTGCCTATTACCGGGTTGTTCCCACCGCACCGCTTGGGGCCCGATGGGGATGTAGCGAAGGCCAATTGCGCGACTTGCCATCAAGGTGTGAATAAGCCGCTGTTAGGTAAAAGTATGTTGAAAGACTACCCATACTTGGTTGGACCGCCGGCTGGAAAGCCCTTCACAGTAGCGCAACAGAAGTAA
- a CDS encoding phytoene/squalene synthase family protein yields MQQLNTVRAITAEFGFQLDLRTCTELMKDGSKSFFAASKILPSNIRSSATALYAFCRLLDDLVDDQNASPDVIPQIQERLARIYKQDPVDVPADRALALVVERFGIPKILLEALIEGFEWDRDGRRYETIEDLQAYGARVASTVGVMMTLIMGVRDPVVLQRACELGLAMQLTNIARDVGEDARNSRLYLPRSWMREAGIDPDAWLKHPVFSEALGSVVSRLLKTADAMYQRSIAGVAGLPRNCRAAISAARLIYCEIGREVERRGMNSINHRAVVPFSKKLLLMGQALMAGIYSPKLNAIHEPIAELQFLVEAVLPNDPHAHYEGSIEDRMIWVINLMERVERRRIQNYDAFMQPEKAAA; encoded by the coding sequence ATGCAGCAACTTAATACTGTCCGCGCCATTACCGCTGAATTTGGGTTTCAGTTGGATTTGCGTACCTGCACGGAGCTTATGAAAGATGGCTCTAAGTCCTTCTTTGCCGCCTCCAAAATTCTGCCCAGCAATATTCGGAGTTCGGCAACCGCTTTGTATGCCTTTTGCCGTTTATTGGATGACTTGGTCGATGATCAGAATGCAAGCCCTGATGTAATTCCCCAAATCCAAGAGCGGCTCGCTCGAATTTACAAGCAAGATCCAGTTGATGTGCCTGCAGATCGTGCCCTGGCATTGGTAGTAGAGCGATTTGGTATCCCGAAGATTTTGCTGGAGGCCCTCATTGAAGGGTTCGAGTGGGATCGGGATGGCCGTCGTTATGAGACCATCGAAGATCTGCAGGCCTATGGCGCACGCGTTGCTTCTACGGTTGGGGTCATGATGACCCTCATCATGGGTGTGCGCGATCCAGTCGTTCTGCAGCGAGCTTGTGAGTTGGGTTTGGCCATGCAGTTGACTAATATTGCGCGCGATGTGGGTGAGGATGCCCGCAATAGCCGGCTGTATTTGCCCCGCAGCTGGATGCGTGAAGCCGGAATTGATCCTGATGCTTGGCTGAAGCATCCGGTATTTAGTGAGGCGCTTGGCAGCGTTGTATCACGTTTATTAAAGACTGCGGATGCCATGTATCAGCGGTCCATTGCTGGAGTTGCCGGGCTGCCTCGCAATTGCCGTGCAGCAATTTCAGCAGCGCGTTTGATTTATTGCGAGATTGGCCGCGAAGTCGAGCGCCGGGGCATGAATTCAATTAATCACCGTGCAGTGGTGCCATTCTCCAAAAAATTGCTATTGATGGGTCAGGCTCTGATGGCCGGTATTTACAGTCCTAAATTAAACGCAATACACGAGCCCATTGCAGAACTGCAGTTTTTAGTAGAAGCCGTTTTACCCAATGATCCGCATGCCCATTACGAGGGTTCGATTGAGGATCGTATGATTTGGGTGATTAACTTAATGGAGCGTGTAGAGCGCCGCCGCATTCAAAACTACGATGCCTTTATGCAGCCAGAAAAGGCTGCCGCTTAA
- the pufL gene encoding photosynthetic reaction center subunit L, which translates to MAMLNFEKKYRVRGGTLIGGDLFDFWVGPFYVGFFGVTTIFFAFLGTALILWGAAQSGVWNIWQINIAPPDLKYGLGPAPMMEGGLWQIITICALGAFISWALREVEICRKLGMGLHVPAAFSMAIFAYFTLVVIRPVLMGAWGHGFPYGILSHLDWVSNTGYQYLHFHYNPAHMLAVTFFFTTTLALSLHGALILSSTNPQPGHTVRTPEHEDTFFRDIVGYSVGTLGIHRVGLFLALAAGFWSAVCIVISGPFWTKGWPEWWTWWLNLPIWS; encoded by the coding sequence ATGGCTATGCTCAATTTTGAAAAGAAATACCGCGTACGCGGTGGCACGTTAATCGGCGGAGATCTCTTTGATTTCTGGGTTGGGCCATTCTATGTTGGATTTTTTGGCGTCACTACTATCTTTTTTGCTTTCCTCGGAACAGCTCTCATACTGTGGGGCGCAGCGCAATCTGGGGTTTGGAATATCTGGCAAATAAACATTGCCCCTCCTGATCTCAAGTATGGCTTAGGGCCGGCGCCGATGATGGAGGGCGGTTTGTGGCAAATCATCACCATCTGTGCTCTCGGTGCTTTTATATCCTGGGCGCTCCGGGAAGTTGAAATTTGCCGTAAGCTCGGCATGGGACTCCATGTTCCGGCCGCCTTTAGTATGGCGATCTTTGCGTACTTCACCTTGGTGGTGATTCGTCCAGTCTTGATGGGTGCTTGGGGCCATGGTTTCCCGTATGGCATCTTGAGTCATTTAGATTGGGTATCGAATACTGGATATCAATACCTCCATTTCCATTACAACCCAGCACATATGCTGGCGGTTACCTTCTTCTTTACTACAACGCTGGCGTTGTCTTTGCATGGCGCGTTGATTTTGTCATCGACTAATCCACAGCCTGGTCACACTGTAAGAACGCCAGAGCATGAAGATACTTTCTTCCGAGATATTGTTGGTTACTCCGTTGGTACCTTGGGCATCCATCGTGTCGGCTTATTTTTGGCCTTAGCAGCGGGCTTTTGGAGTGCTGTTTGTATTGTGATTAGCGGCCCATTCTGGACTAAAGGATGGCCTGAATGGTGGACATGGTGGCTTAACTTGCCCATCTGGAGCTAA